The following proteins are co-located in the Canis aureus isolate CA01 chromosome X, VMU_Caureus_v.1.0, whole genome shotgun sequence genome:
- the DNASE1L1 gene encoding deoxyribonuclease-1-like 1 isoform X1, producing the protein MHYPAVLLLLLPGGAEAFRICAFNAQRLTLSKVAREHVMDIFVRILARCDIMVLQEVVDSSGSAISLLLRELNRFDNSGFYSFLSSPLLGRNTYMEKYVYIYRSHKTQVLDSYVYEDKDDLFAREPFVAQFTFPSKVLPSLVLVPLHTTPKAVEKELNALYDVFLDVSQRWQSKDMILLGDFNADCASLNKKRLAELALRTEAGFRWVIADGEDTTVRASTHCAYDRIVLHGERCQSLLSSAAAFNFPRSFRLNEEEALNISDHYPVEVELSRAAPRVQPLGLAALLLLLLLLLP; encoded by the exons ATGCATTACCCAGCCgtgctcctgcttctcctgcccgGTGGGGCTGAGGCCTTTCGCATCTGTGCCTTCAATGCCCAGCGGCTGACGCTTTCCAAGGTGGCCAGGGAACATGTGATGGACATCTTTGTCCGG ATCCTGGCTCGCTGCGACATCATGGTGCTGCAGGAGGTGGTGGACTCTTCTGGCAGTGCTATATCCCTCCTGCTTCGAGAACTCAATCG ATTTGATAACTCCGGGTTCTACAGCTTCTTGAGCAGCCCCTTGCTAGGGCGCAACACATACATGGAGAAGTACGTGTACATCTACCG GTCCCACAAGACACAGGTATTGGATTCCTACGTGTACGAGGACAAGGATGATCTCTTTGCCCGGGAGCCGTTCGTGGCCCAGTTCACTTTTCCCAGCAAGg TCCTTCCCAGCCTGGTGCTGGTCCCACTGCACACCACTCCGAAGGCCGTGGAGAAGGAGCTGAATGCCCTGTACGACGTGTTTCTGGACGTCTCCCAGCGCTGGCAGAGCAAG gacatgatcctgctTGGGGACTTCAACGCTGACTGCGCCTCACTGAACAAAAAGCGCCTGGCTGAGCTGGCGCTGCGGACCGAGGCGGGCTTCCGCTGGGTGATCGCCGACGGGGAGGACACCACGGTGCGGGCCAGCACCCACTGCGCTTACGACCGCATAGTGCTGCACGGGGAGCGCTGCCAGAGTCTGCTCAGCTCCGCGGCCGCCTTTAACTTCCCCAGGAGCTTCAGACTCAACGAAGAGGAG gccctCAACATCAGCGACCACTACCCTGTGGAAGTGGAGCTGAGCCGGGCGGCACCCAGGGTCCAGCCTCTTGGCCTGGCTGCTCTGTTGCTGTTGCTGCTACTCCTGCTCCCCTAG
- the DNASE1L1 gene encoding deoxyribonuclease-1-like 1 isoform X2, whose amino-acid sequence MHYPAVLLLLLPGGAEAFRICAFNAQRLTLSKVAREHVMDIFVRILARCDIMVLQEVVDSSGSAISLLLRELNRSHKTQVLDSYVYEDKDDLFAREPFVAQFTFPSKVLPSLVLVPLHTTPKAVEKELNALYDVFLDVSQRWQSKDMILLGDFNADCASLNKKRLAELALRTEAGFRWVIADGEDTTVRASTHCAYDRIVLHGERCQSLLSSAAAFNFPRSFRLNEEEALNISDHYPVEVELSRAAPRVQPLGLAALLLLLLLLLP is encoded by the exons ATGCATTACCCAGCCgtgctcctgcttctcctgcccgGTGGGGCTGAGGCCTTTCGCATCTGTGCCTTCAATGCCCAGCGGCTGACGCTTTCCAAGGTGGCCAGGGAACATGTGATGGACATCTTTGTCCGG ATCCTGGCTCGCTGCGACATCATGGTGCTGCAGGAGGTGGTGGACTCTTCTGGCAGTGCTATATCCCTCCTGCTTCGAGAACTCAATCG GTCCCACAAGACACAGGTATTGGATTCCTACGTGTACGAGGACAAGGATGATCTCTTTGCCCGGGAGCCGTTCGTGGCCCAGTTCACTTTTCCCAGCAAGg TCCTTCCCAGCCTGGTGCTGGTCCCACTGCACACCACTCCGAAGGCCGTGGAGAAGGAGCTGAATGCCCTGTACGACGTGTTTCTGGACGTCTCCCAGCGCTGGCAGAGCAAG gacatgatcctgctTGGGGACTTCAACGCTGACTGCGCCTCACTGAACAAAAAGCGCCTGGCTGAGCTGGCGCTGCGGACCGAGGCGGGCTTCCGCTGGGTGATCGCCGACGGGGAGGACACCACGGTGCGGGCCAGCACCCACTGCGCTTACGACCGCATAGTGCTGCACGGGGAGCGCTGCCAGAGTCTGCTCAGCTCCGCGGCCGCCTTTAACTTCCCCAGGAGCTTCAGACTCAACGAAGAGGAG gccctCAACATCAGCGACCACTACCCTGTGGAAGTGGAGCTGAGCCGGGCGGCACCCAGGGTCCAGCCTCTTGGCCTGGCTGCTCTGTTGCTGTTGCTGCTACTCCTGCTCCCCTAG
- the RPL10 gene encoding large ribosomal subunit protein uL16 isoform X1, producing the protein MGRRPARCYRYCKNKPYPKSRFCRGVPDAKIRIFDLGRKKAKVDEFPLCGHMVSDEYEQLSSEALEAARICANKYMVKSCGKDGFHIRVRLHPFHVIRINKMLSCAGADRLQTGMRGAFGKPQGTVARVHIGQVIMSIRTKLQNKEHVIEALRRAKFKFPGRQKIHISKKWGFTKFNADEFEDMVAEKRLIPDGCGVKYIPNRGPLDKWRALHS; encoded by the exons ATGGGTCGCCGCCCCGCCCGGTG TTACCGGTACTGTAAGAACAAGCCGTATCCAAAGTCTCGCTTCTGCAGAGGTGTCCCTG ATGCCAAGATTCGCATCTTTGATCTGGGGCGGAAGAAGGCAAAAGTGGATGAGTTCCCATTATGTGGCCACATGGTGTCAGATGAGTATGAGCAGCTCTCCTCTGAAG CCCTGGAGGCTGCCCGTATTTGTGCCAACAAGTACATGGTGAAAAGCTGTGGCAAAGATGGTTTTCACATCCGAGTGCGGCTCCATCCCTTCCATGTTATCCGTATCAACAAGATGTTGTCCTGTGCTGGAGCTGACAG GCTGCAGACAGGTATGCGAGGTGCCTTTGGGAAGCCCCAGGGCACAGTAGCCAGGGTCCACATTGGCCAAGTCATCATGTCCATCCGTACCAAGCTGCAGAACAAGGAGCATGTGATTGAGGCCCTACGCAGGGCCAAGTTCAAGTTCCCTGGCCGCCAGAAG ATCCACATTTCCAAGAAGTGGGGCTTTACTAAGTTTAATGCGGACGAATTTGAAGATATGGTGGCCGAAAAGCGGCTCATCCCAGATGGCTGTGGGGTCAAATACATCCCTAATCGTGGCCCCTTGGACAAATGGAGGGCTCTCCACTCATGA
- the RPL10 gene encoding large ribosomal subunit protein uL16 isoform X2 has product MGRRPARCYRYCKNKPYPKSRFCRGVPDAKIRIFDLGRKKAKVDEFPLCGHMVSDEYEQLSSEALEAARICANKYMVKSCGKDGFHIRVRLHPFHVIRINKMLSCAGADRYARCLWEAPGHSSQGPHWPSHHVHPYQAAEQGACD; this is encoded by the exons ATGGGTCGCCGCCCCGCCCGGTG TTACCGGTACTGTAAGAACAAGCCGTATCCAAAGTCTCGCTTCTGCAGAGGTGTCCCTG ATGCCAAGATTCGCATCTTTGATCTGGGGCGGAAGAAGGCAAAAGTGGATGAGTTCCCATTATGTGGCCACATGGTGTCAGATGAGTATGAGCAGCTCTCCTCTGAAG CCCTGGAGGCTGCCCGTATTTGTGCCAACAAGTACATGGTGAAAAGCTGTGGCAAAGATGGTTTTCACATCCGAGTGCGGCTCCATCCCTTCCATGTTATCCGTATCAACAAGATGTTGTCCTGTGCTGGAGCTGACAG GTATGCGAGGTGCCTTTGGGAAGCCCCAGGGCACAGTAGCCAGGGTCCACATTGGCCAAGTCATCATGTCCATCCGTACCAAGCTGCAGAACAAGGAGCATGTGATTGA